The Halosimplex litoreum genome has a window encoding:
- a CDS encoding winged helix-turn-helix domain-containing protein: MDDERAIEEILDTIGDEHARRVLAAISREPRSAKDLSEECDLSLPTVYRRIEMLTQYDLVKDQTLVADDGNHYKVYESNFESTVISLEDDEYKVRIYREENLPDRFSQLWDDLNPE; encoded by the coding sequence GTGGACGACGAACGGGCCATCGAGGAGATCCTCGATACCATCGGAGACGAACACGCCCGCCGCGTGCTCGCGGCGATCAGTCGCGAGCCGCGGTCGGCGAAGGACCTGAGCGAGGAGTGCGACCTCTCGCTGCCGACCGTCTACCGCCGCATCGAGATGCTCACCCAGTACGACCTCGTCAAAGACCAGACCCTGGTAGCCGACGACGGCAACCACTACAAGGTCTACGAGTCGAACTTCGAGTCGACGGTCATCTCGCTGGAAGACGACGAGTACAAGGTGCGGATCTACCGCGAAGAGAACCTCCCGGACCGGTTCAGTCAGCTCTGGGACGACCTCAACCCGGAGTAG
- a CDS encoding DUF7563 family protein, which translates to MPECQNCGSFVTEAYVRVFTPDGHTGPRVCPFCEDKLRDGAEVREARSSRS; encoded by the coding sequence ATGCCAGAGTGTCAGAACTGTGGGTCGTTCGTGACAGAGGCGTACGTACGCGTATTCACGCCCGACGGTCACACCGGCCCCCGCGTCTGTCCGTTCTGCGAAGACAAACTCCGTGACGGCGCCGAGGTGCGCGAGGCTCGGTCGTCGCGGTCATAG
- a CDS encoding RNA ligase, which yields MCRDWGAVFGVADAADLFEHFERGTYRGREYRYLPDARHGVERGTAILGSAVVRGFPSIPRVLVLDPGIVEFFDGPVTVEEKLNGYNVRVADVRPDEWDDTDRDDPVGPLAFTRSGRVCRYTTEIVREQCDLGAFFADHPDLMVCGELVGPENPYTAHDYDDVDSVAFRVFDLRERATGDPLPVDERRALCETYGFEQVRSFGTDDPRAAVDAVADAIDELDWRGREGVVLASADGERRLKYTTSAVHRSDLAHAFALPFDYGREFLFSRVIREVFQAVERDEAPAETRERARRLGESILLPAVETVRAVDRGEVVGEEHTVRGDPAVLDALLAQFRDQGLDVHVRADRREGDERAVEFVKRASATRDKTAHYLEGGTVDE from the coding sequence ATGTGCCGAGACTGGGGCGCGGTCTTCGGCGTCGCGGACGCCGCGGACCTCTTCGAGCACTTCGAGCGCGGGACCTATCGCGGCCGCGAGTACCGCTACCTCCCCGACGCGCGCCACGGCGTCGAACGCGGGACGGCCATCCTCGGAAGCGCCGTCGTCCGCGGGTTCCCCTCGATCCCGCGCGTCCTCGTCCTCGACCCCGGAATCGTCGAATTCTTCGACGGCCCCGTCACCGTCGAGGAGAAGCTGAACGGCTACAACGTCCGCGTCGCGGACGTGCGCCCCGACGAGTGGGACGATACTGACCGCGACGACCCCGTTGGCCCACTGGCGTTCACTCGCAGCGGTCGCGTCTGCCGCTACACCACCGAGATCGTCCGCGAGCAGTGCGACCTGGGCGCCTTCTTCGCCGACCACCCGGACCTGATGGTCTGTGGGGAACTCGTCGGCCCGGAGAATCCCTACACCGCTCACGACTACGACGACGTGGATTCGGTGGCCTTCCGCGTCTTCGACCTCCGGGAGCGCGCGACCGGCGACCCGCTGCCCGTCGACGAGCGCCGGGCTCTGTGCGAGACGTACGGCTTCGAGCAGGTCCGCTCGTTCGGCACCGACGACCCCAGGGCGGCGGTCGACGCGGTGGCGGACGCTATCGACGAACTCGACTGGCGCGGCCGCGAGGGGGTCGTCCTCGCCTCGGCGGACGGCGAGCGTCGGCTGAAGTACACTACCTCCGCCGTCCATCGGTCGGACCTGGCGCACGCCTTCGCGCTCCCGTTCGACTACGGCCGGGAGTTCCTGTTCTCGCGGGTGATCCGGGAAGTGTTCCAGGCGGTCGAGCGCGACGAGGCGCCCGCGGAGACCCGCGAGCGCGCCAGGCGGCTCGGCGAGTCGATCCTCCTGCCGGCGGTCGAGACCGTGCGAGCGGTCGACCGCGGCGAGGTCGTCGGCGAAGAGCACACCGTCCGCGGCGACCCCGCCGTGCTCGACGCGTTGCTCGCGCAGTTCCGCGACCAGGGGCTCGACGTACACGTCCGCGCGGACCGCCGCGAGGGCGACGAGCGCGCCGTCGAGTTCGTCAAGCGCGCCAGCGCGACGCGGGACAAGACCGCCCACTACCTGGAAGGCGGCACCGTCGACGAGTGA
- a CDS encoding DUF7521 family protein → MVEVVAVMRGVLALMRMAVFGLSLGITLISFQAYRQRPSERLQYAFMGFAFISMGVASTVIAQIGAREASEVVRLFFRMTEAIPFIIGFTMLYVSLYRD, encoded by the coding sequence ATGGTAGAAGTCGTCGCGGTCATGCGGGGGGTCCTCGCGCTGATGCGGATGGCGGTGTTCGGGCTCTCGCTCGGGATCACGTTGATCAGTTTCCAGGCGTACCGGCAACGCCCGTCCGAGCGCCTGCAGTACGCCTTCATGGGTTTCGCCTTCATCAGCATGGGCGTCGCCAGCACCGTCATCGCCCAGATCGGGGCCCGTGAGGCGTCCGAAGTCGTCCGGCTGTTCTTCCGGATGACCGAGGCCATCCCCTTCATCATCGGGTTCACGATGCTGTACGTCTCGCTGTACCGAGACTGA
- a CDS encoding pyridoxal phosphate-dependent aminotransferase, which produces MDYETPQFFRVMQYAADADRDVVDMVSGNPDWAPPEPLREGLRDYADGDVSEFQYPPSVGLTELRTEIADRRGVDRSRVIVTNGAGEANHLATTGALERAGTGSEVIMTDPVYPYYAGRANLLDADATYVPVDETGQLDPADVRAAASDGTAAIVVNSPNNPTGAVYPPETVEALAGIAAERDAVLVADEVYDHYDFTGSFESALSADSDHVVATNSFSKTLAITGLRVGYAVFPPEDGPLGELVERARTRHMIQNVTGSRPAQAAVLRALRETPPEYYERNRERLGERIDRFTDALDASGAEYTTPGGSFYVMARFDGFPGTMDNVERLIDEAGVAGMPGEAFGESRADWLRFALVSPRVEEAAERLADYLG; this is translated from the coding sequence ATGGACTACGAGACGCCCCAGTTCTTCCGGGTGATGCAGTACGCGGCCGACGCCGACCGCGACGTGGTGGACATGGTGAGCGGCAACCCCGACTGGGCACCCCCCGAACCGCTCCGCGAGGGACTGCGCGACTACGCGGACGGCGACGTGAGCGAGTTCCAGTACCCCCCGAGCGTCGGGCTCACCGAACTCCGCACCGAGATCGCCGACCGGCGCGGCGTCGACCGCTCCCGGGTGATCGTCACCAACGGCGCTGGCGAGGCCAACCACCTCGCGACGACGGGCGCGCTGGAGCGGGCGGGGACCGGGTCGGAAGTTATCATGACCGACCCCGTCTACCCCTACTACGCCGGGCGAGCGAACCTGCTCGACGCCGACGCGACGTACGTCCCCGTCGACGAAACGGGCCAGCTCGACCCCGCCGACGTGCGGGCGGCCGCGAGCGACGGGACGGCCGCGATCGTCGTCAACTCACCCAACAACCCCACGGGGGCGGTGTATCCGCCGGAGACGGTCGAGGCGCTCGCGGGGATCGCAGCGGAACGCGACGCCGTCCTCGTCGCCGACGAAGTGTACGACCACTACGACTTCACCGGGTCCTTCGAGAGCGCGCTGTCGGCCGACTCCGACCACGTCGTCGCCACCAACTCCTTCTCGAAGACGCTGGCGATCACTGGCCTGCGGGTCGGTTACGCCGTCTTCCCGCCGGAAGACGGACCGCTAGGCGAGCTGGTCGAGCGCGCCCGCACCAGACACATGATCCAGAACGTGACCGGGAGCCGGCCGGCCCAGGCGGCGGTGCTGCGGGCGCTGCGGGAGACGCCGCCGGAGTACTACGAGCGCAACCGCGAGCGCCTGGGCGAGCGTATCGACCGGTTCACCGACGCACTGGACGCGTCCGGTGCCGAGTACACGACGCCTGGCGGCTCGTTCTACGTGATGGCCCGCTTCGACGGCTTCCCGGGGACGATGGACAACGTCGAACGGCTGATCGACGAGGCGGGCGTCGCGGGGATGCCCGGGGAGGCGTTCGGCGAGTCACGCGCCGACTGGCTCCGGTTCGCGCTGGTCTCCCCGCGGGTCGAGGAGGCCGCCGAGCGGCTGGCCGATTACCTCGGTTGA
- a CDS encoding PAS domain-containing sensor histidine kinase: MTGSDGDDDPIADDDPTDSDDTDASVVRILHLDPDETVTSRLTAETADLEGIDYEGTSDADRARARFDAGDVTVFVVEPDAPTDVAALVEDATAAGAAVALYTRVDPGDVDPAVFDAVDTLVEKWTAEEGLDFVVEKLLRAARTPDAASRFARAFDRVDPDTQSSCSSLVYEDGTAIWESTPLDEYFDRRGVTTAVPETPNFYRQLTAALSQDPDAIRTIRGPDVPAEPTEFSVPTEDGRARFRYTEHEFPDTVGPLRLVVVEDVTWSARSSARLELLDLLDRHVQDGISVVDANGRVEYHNESFAGLLGYDDMVGEHTAAYMAEGQLQSGQRTLQQLRTSDRDSAVIDMTFETADGEERTLAVHFSVRDGEDGYEGLVNVARDVTERRDRERTLERYRRLVESAGDPMYVLDDDGRVEICNDALVELFDGDRESLVGTPLSELLPEAAAERITEALDRVSAADESVTRGFDLPTPTGEVRQFEATVAGLGPADDADGSVGILHEVTARERRESELDLLKQVLTRVLRHDVRTGLTVVRGQAEVLAERTDGEQRRMAETIVDRSEQLVETTEKARAIERVIDSDEGRVALDLRSVVNRSVANVAAVRGDAEYDVRITEQVPVRAHRALPYAVENLVENAVAHDEATPAVTITAVDGGDGTVELRITDDGPGISQSELDVLADREETPLKHGTGVGLWLVSWVVERSGGDLEFDTGDDGTTVTVCLDAGDPDEEN; this comes from the coding sequence ATGACGGGTTCCGACGGCGACGACGACCCGATAGCGGACGACGATCCGACCGACTCCGACGACACAGACGCCAGCGTCGTTCGAATCCTGCATCTCGACCCCGACGAGACGGTGACCTCGCGGCTGACGGCGGAGACCGCCGATCTCGAGGGGATCGACTACGAAGGGACGAGCGACGCCGACCGGGCTCGCGCGCGGTTCGACGCCGGCGACGTGACCGTGTTCGTGGTCGAGCCGGACGCGCCGACGGACGTGGCGGCGCTGGTCGAGGACGCTACTGCGGCCGGTGCGGCGGTCGCCCTCTACACGCGGGTCGACCCCGGCGACGTGGACCCGGCGGTGTTCGACGCGGTCGACACGCTCGTCGAGAAGTGGACGGCCGAGGAAGGGCTGGACTTCGTCGTCGAGAAACTGTTGCGGGCGGCCCGCACGCCCGACGCCGCCTCGCGGTTCGCCCGGGCGTTCGACCGGGTGGACCCGGACACCCAGTCGTCGTGTTCCTCCCTCGTCTACGAGGACGGCACCGCCATCTGGGAGTCGACGCCCCTCGACGAGTACTTCGACCGTCGCGGCGTCACCACGGCGGTCCCGGAGACGCCGAACTTCTATCGACAGCTCACCGCCGCGCTCTCTCAGGACCCCGACGCGATCCGGACGATCCGCGGCCCGGACGTGCCCGCCGAGCCGACGGAGTTCTCCGTGCCGACCGAGGACGGTCGGGCCCGGTTTCGCTACACCGAACACGAGTTTCCCGACACGGTCGGCCCGCTCCGGCTGGTCGTCGTCGAGGACGTGACCTGGTCGGCCCGGTCGAGCGCCAGGCTGGAGCTGCTCGACCTGTTGGACCGCCACGTCCAGGACGGGATCAGTGTCGTCGACGCCAACGGTCGCGTCGAGTACCACAACGAGTCGTTCGCCGGCCTGTTGGGCTACGACGACATGGTCGGCGAGCACACCGCGGCCTACATGGCCGAGGGACAGCTCCAGTCGGGCCAGCGGACGCTCCAGCAGCTACGGACGTCCGACCGCGACAGCGCCGTCATCGACATGACCTTCGAGACGGCCGACGGCGAGGAGCGGACGCTGGCGGTTCACTTCTCGGTCCGCGACGGCGAGGACGGCTACGAGGGACTGGTCAACGTCGCCCGCGACGTGACCGAGCGCCGCGACCGCGAGCGCACCCTCGAACGGTACCGCCGGCTCGTCGAGAGCGCCGGCGACCCGATGTACGTCCTCGACGACGACGGTCGCGTCGAGATCTGCAACGACGCGCTGGTCGAGCTGTTCGACGGGGACCGCGAGTCGCTGGTCGGAACCCCCCTGTCCGAACTGCTCCCCGAGGCGGCCGCCGAGCGCATCACCGAAGCGCTCGATCGGGTGAGCGCGGCCGACGAGAGCGTCACTCGCGGGTTCGACCTCCCGACCCCGACGGGCGAGGTCCGGCAGTTCGAGGCCACCGTCGCGGGTCTGGGCCCGGCCGACGACGCGGACGGCTCGGTCGGGATCCTCCACGAGGTGACCGCTCGCGAGCGCCGCGAGAGCGAACTGGACCTGCTCAAACAGGTGCTGACGCGCGTGCTCAGACACGACGTGCGAACGGGGTTGACCGTCGTTCGCGGCCAGGCGGAGGTGCTGGCCGAGCGCACGGACGGCGAGCAACGGCGGATGGCCGAGACGATCGTCGACCGCAGCGAGCAGCTCGTCGAGACCACCGAGAAGGCCCGTGCCATCGAGCGGGTCATCGACAGCGACGAGGGACGCGTCGCGCTCGATCTCAGGTCCGTGGTCAACCGGAGCGTCGCCAACGTCGCGGCCGTCCGCGGGGACGCCGAGTACGACGTGCGGATCACCGAGCAGGTTCCGGTCCGCGCCCACCGCGCGCTCCCCTACGCCGTCGAGAACCTCGTCGAGAACGCCGTTGCGCACGACGAGGCGACCCCCGCCGTGACGATCACCGCGGTCGACGGCGGCGACGGGACCGTCGAACTCCGGATCACCGACGACGGTCCCGGCATCTCACAGTCGGAACTCGACGTGCTCGCCGACCGCGAGGAGACGCCGCTCAAGCACGGCACCGGCGTCGGTCTCTGGCTCGTCTCGTGGGTCGTCGAGCGCTCGGGCGGCGACCTCGAGTTCGACACCGGGGACGACGGAACGACCGTCACCGTCTGTCTCGACGCCGGCGACCCAGACGAGGAGAACTGA
- a CDS encoding UvrD-helicase domain-containing protein, whose protein sequence is MTEPSTQVTRLFGGPGSGKTTALLDRVETLLEENDDVEFRDVLVVSYTRAAAAEIRERLAERLGESPRALKGNVCTMHAKAYELLDLSRGDVVGESDKEEFCDEFGVEYEDEYEGSRRRTARSTTIGNKIIATSQWLQRTRRDVADWYDVPFKWDDEVVRLPPDIDDNAQTGNKYTPTWPSDDDRISVPETIRAWRQYKGENDVVGFADMLERVAQRSLMPNVDYLVIDEFQDITTLQYDVYREWRPNMETVLIAGDDDQVVYAWQGADPDLLLEEQVTDDNILPNSYRLPSRILNVVNREVSHIDKRQEKDLNPRKEGGRVEGVENPSMIDLVRNVRTTIEQDEDGTAMILFRARYQMFQFIDEFIGEGIPFTCLTDQRMWTDRLTQYVRAIEKLDEDEPVTGLEARRLADMLADSAFGTSERDDLFDELDEMEEAADVEDLEELSVEPETVRDYAPFAPDPRAAADMLRKVTSFQERSVEAYFSGEYAGMETDRVRLGTIHSAKGREADHVFVATDLTEKVVEQMAATVDQSDRDVPGDEEFTKRTSPVPTLTDNERRVFYVGMSRARERLVIMENLVDGAPTLPIDVLLNNEPTGDSIEDVLANAQELGDAVAAD, encoded by the coding sequence ATGACTGAACCGTCCACCCAGGTGACGCGCCTGTTTGGTGGTCCCGGGAGCGGGAAGACGACGGCACTGCTCGACAGGGTCGAGACCCTGCTCGAAGAGAACGACGACGTGGAGTTCCGGGACGTGCTGGTGGTGTCCTACACCCGGGCGGCCGCGGCCGAGATCCGCGAACGCCTCGCCGAACGACTCGGCGAGTCCCCGCGGGCGCTCAAGGGGAACGTCTGCACGATGCACGCGAAGGCGTACGAACTCCTCGACCTCTCGCGGGGGGACGTGGTCGGCGAGTCCGACAAGGAGGAGTTTTGCGACGAGTTCGGCGTCGAGTACGAGGACGAGTACGAGGGCTCGCGACGCCGGACCGCTCGCTCGACCACGATCGGCAACAAGATCATCGCCACGAGCCAGTGGCTCCAGCGGACCCGCCGGGACGTGGCCGACTGGTACGACGTACCCTTCAAGTGGGACGACGAGGTCGTCCGGCTCCCGCCGGACATCGACGACAACGCCCAGACCGGCAACAAGTACACGCCGACCTGGCCCTCCGACGACGACCGGATCAGCGTCCCCGAGACGATCCGCGCCTGGCGCCAGTACAAGGGCGAAAACGACGTGGTCGGCTTCGCCGACATGCTCGAACGGGTCGCACAGCGCTCGCTCATGCCGAACGTCGACTACCTCGTCATCGACGAGTTCCAGGACATCACGACGCTGCAGTACGACGTCTACCGCGAGTGGCGCCCCAACATGGAGACGGTGCTGATCGCAGGTGACGACGACCAGGTCGTCTACGCCTGGCAGGGCGCCGACCCCGATCTGCTGCTGGAGGAGCAGGTCACCGACGACAACATCCTGCCCAACTCCTACCGGCTCCCCTCCCGGATCTTGAACGTCGTCAACCGGGAGGTCAGCCACATCGACAAGCGCCAGGAGAAAGACCTCAACCCGCGCAAGGAAGGCGGCCGCGTCGAGGGCGTCGAGAACCCCTCGATGATCGACCTCGTTCGCAACGTCCGGACGACGATCGAGCAGGACGAGGACGGTACCGCGATGATCCTCTTCCGCGCGCGCTACCAGATGTTCCAGTTCATCGACGAGTTCATCGGCGAGGGGATCCCCTTCACGTGCCTGACCGACCAGCGGATGTGGACCGATCGGCTGACCCAGTACGTCCGCGCCATCGAGAAACTCGACGAGGACGAGCCCGTCACGGGTCTGGAGGCCCGCCGGCTGGCGGACATGCTCGCCGACTCGGCGTTCGGCACGAGCGAGCGCGACGATCTGTTCGACGAGCTCGACGAGATGGAGGAGGCCGCCGACGTCGAGGATCTGGAAGAGCTGTCGGTCGAACCGGAGACGGTCCGCGACTACGCGCCGTTCGCCCCCGACCCGCGGGCCGCGGCCGACATGCTCCGGAAGGTCACCAGCTTCCAGGAGCGCTCCGTCGAGGCGTACTTCTCCGGGGAGTACGCGGGCATGGAGACCGACCGCGTGCGCCTGGGCACCATCCACAGCGCGAAGGGTCGCGAGGCCGACCACGTCTTCGTCGCCACCGACCTCACCGAGAAGGTCGTCGAGCAGATGGCCGCCACCGTCGACCAGTCCGACCGCGACGTGCCGGGCGACGAGGAGTTCACCAAGCGCACCTCGCCGGTCCCGACGCTCACCGACAACGAACGGCGCGTGTTCTACGTCGGGATGTCCCGCGCCCGCGAGCGGCTCGTCATCATGGAGAACCTCGTCGACGGCGCGCCCACGCTGCCCATCGACGTACTGTTGAACAACGAGCCGACCGGCGACTCCATCGAGGACGTGCTCGCCAACGCGCAGGAACTGGGCGACGCCGTCGCCGCCGACTGA
- a CDS encoding AAA family ATPase: MPPRLVVQCGLPGVGKSTVARAIADRLDGERIRSDAVRREVVDDPTYSRAEKERVYGALLERAREALADGRPVVLDATFERRARRDDAAALAEAVGADLTLVRVVCDDEVARRRIRDREDDPSEADVSVYENALDRFEPPERDHVTVDNSGDLATTRRQVDVLF, from the coding sequence ATGCCACCGCGACTCGTCGTGCAATGCGGGCTCCCGGGTGTCGGGAAGTCGACCGTGGCGAGGGCGATCGCCGACCGTCTCGACGGCGAGCGGATCCGCAGCGACGCCGTCCGCCGCGAGGTGGTCGACGACCCGACATACAGCCGCGCCGAGAAGGAGCGCGTCTACGGCGCGCTGCTGGAGCGGGCGCGCGAGGCGCTCGCCGACGGCCGTCCCGTCGTCCTCGACGCCACGTTCGAGCGCCGCGCTCGCCGCGACGACGCGGCGGCCCTGGCCGAGGCGGTCGGCGCCGACCTGACGCTCGTCCGCGTGGTCTGCGACGACGAGGTCGCCCGTCGGCGGATCCGCGACCGAGAGGACGACCCGAGCGAGGCGGACGTGTCCGTCTACGAGAACGCGCTCGACCGCTTCGAGCCGCCCGAACGCGACCACGTGACCGTCGACAACTCCGGCGACCTGGCGACGACGCGCCGGCAGGTCGACGTGCTGTTCTGA
- a CDS encoding PRC-barrel domain containing protein — MATDTEITDSDEGKKVIGADGDEIGRVVEVSHGTAHVEPDPDISDTIMTKLGWGSRGEDTYPLQEEKIETVTDDEIRLGAV; from the coding sequence ATGGCGACTGATACCGAAATCACCGACTCTGACGAGGGCAAGAAAGTGATCGGCGCGGACGGCGACGAGATCGGTCGTGTCGTCGAGGTGAGCCACGGCACGGCTCACGTCGAGCCCGACCCGGACATCTCGGACACGATCATGACCAAGCTCGGCTGGGGAAGCCGCGGCGAAGACACCTACCCGCTCCAGGAGGAGAAGATCGAGACCGTCACAGACGACGAGATCCGACTCGGCGCCGTCTGA
- a CDS encoding ATP-dependent DNA helicase encodes MADDRAASEDETTEVGTRSADAAGESAESDGRSGDGDDGGPEGWSSGDPAEAWRDVFGFADPYESQTDAIETAIEVGQRGGYFAMEGPCGTGKTMAALTAGATLVRTTRKYDRVVVVTPVKQQRNQFVEDLRAMNARLASEPDSPEPLDGVALVGKRDLCPYGREGAFPDDASTHDRCEDLRETTADLVEGDRRSGDEPVADAALAADPDDVWWDPSLASDLVREARMDADTYRTFDSALETGGAESPYPRSQPSAPESMTAGDDEPLYCPFEADWFARNKGSPVDFSVGESRVVTADDYLPESVERGTCPHRAMGVMLEHADVIIGNYNHVFDPGSRPLVAAALDSSTFLVVDEAHRLEERVRDLLSDRVGRSTIKRARNDCNHLLSRARESEDRKQQVRDRLASHDVPLSALDQAREFYDDLLGWLDERVERYLDEEFERDWRVGDPAESVPERDVEVPLRDPDEPEPDELTRWAERQGYDGELWRTLSVVGAAVEDAIDGLGLTRQPVCAAVGAVMGHWWERGHDRYLREIELEYAPKTGQAADAVDTEYLRVYTPGLVLFDCMPAESLQEIFDSLGGGVLMSATLSPLSVFTEVSGLESLREGDPEPGPEPDEGDHGRPVRATSYPLRFPEDNRASWTVDAEPFTARNRGDPAEMDPLGDGWNRTRDEYAHVLRSVARSPGNVLVAMPNYREAEWAGAYLSGAVDKPVLVDESSSNEATEELKADFFRGGGKVLVTSTRGTLTEGVDYDGEKLAAALVIGVPLVNVGSPRVQAVRRAYAEAFGEDDAFAYALTVPAVRRARQAIGRVVRGTDEVGVRVFADRRYTAGAPRSVHEYLSPAEREEFVRMTAEFLDGQLDRFWTDRSQ; translated from the coding sequence ATGGCCGACGACCGGGCCGCGAGCGAGGACGAGACGACCGAGGTCGGAACGAGGAGCGCCGACGCCGCCGGCGAGTCAGCCGAGAGCGACGGCCGGTCGGGGGACGGCGACGACGGGGGTCCCGAGGGGTGGTCGAGTGGCGACCCCGCCGAGGCCTGGCGCGACGTGTTCGGGTTCGCGGATCCCTACGAGAGCCAGACCGACGCGATCGAGACGGCGATCGAAGTGGGACAACGCGGCGGCTACTTCGCCATGGAGGGACCCTGCGGGACCGGCAAGACGATGGCCGCGCTCACCGCGGGCGCGACGCTCGTCCGGACGACCCGCAAGTACGACCGCGTGGTGGTCGTCACGCCGGTCAAACAGCAACGCAACCAGTTCGTCGAGGACCTGCGGGCGATGAACGCCCGGCTGGCGAGCGAGCCCGACAGTCCGGAGCCGCTCGACGGCGTCGCACTCGTCGGCAAGCGCGACCTCTGTCCCTACGGCCGGGAAGGCGCGTTCCCCGACGACGCCTCGACCCACGACCGCTGTGAGGACCTCCGGGAGACCACCGCGGACCTCGTCGAGGGCGACCGCCGGTCCGGCGACGAACCGGTCGCCGACGCCGCGCTCGCGGCCGATCCCGATGACGTCTGGTGGGACCCGAGCCTGGCGAGCGACCTCGTCCGGGAGGCCCGCATGGACGCCGACACCTACCGCACCTTCGACAGCGCGCTCGAAACGGGGGGCGCCGAGTCGCCCTACCCGCGCAGCCAGCCCAGCGCGCCCGAGTCGATGACCGCCGGCGACGACGAGCCGCTGTATTGCCCCTTCGAGGCCGACTGGTTCGCCCGTAACAAGGGCTCGCCCGTCGACTTCTCCGTCGGGGAGTCGCGAGTGGTGACGGCCGACGACTACCTGCCCGAAAGCGTCGAGCGGGGAACCTGTCCCCACCGGGCGATGGGCGTCATGCTCGAACACGCCGACGTGATAATCGGCAACTACAACCACGTCTTCGACCCGGGGTCGCGCCCGCTCGTCGCGGCCGCGCTCGACTCCTCGACGTTCCTCGTCGTCGACGAGGCCCACCGCCTCGAAGAGCGCGTCCGTGACCTGCTCTCGGATCGGGTGGGCCGGTCGACGATCAAGCGCGCCCGAAACGACTGCAACCACCTCCTCTCGCGGGCACGGGAGAGCGAGGACCGCAAACAGCAGGTCCGCGACCGCCTCGCGAGCCACGACGTGCCCCTCTCGGCGCTCGACCAGGCGCGGGAGTTCTACGACGACCTCCTGGGGTGGCTCGACGAGCGCGTCGAGCGCTACCTCGACGAGGAGTTCGAGCGCGACTGGCGCGTCGGTGACCCCGCCGAGAGCGTCCCCGAGCGCGACGTGGAAGTCCCGCTGCGGGACCCCGACGAACCGGAACCCGACGAACTCACCCGCTGGGCCGAGCGCCAGGGCTACGACGGGGAACTCTGGCGGACGCTCTCGGTCGTCGGCGCCGCCGTCGAGGACGCCATCGACGGCCTCGGCCTGACCCGCCAGCCCGTTTGCGCCGCCGTCGGCGCCGTGATGGGCCACTGGTGGGAGCGCGGCCACGACCGGTATCTCCGGGAGATCGAACTGGAGTACGCGCCGAAGACCGGGCAGGCCGCCGACGCCGTCGACACCGAGTACCTCCGGGTGTACACGCCCGGGCTCGTCCTGTTCGACTGTATGCCCGCCGAGTCGCTGCAGGAAATCTTCGACTCGCTGGGCGGCGGCGTCCTCATGAGCGCCACCCTCTCGCCGCTTTCCGTGTTCACCGAGGTGTCGGGCCTGGAATCCCTGCGCGAGGGCGATCCCGAACCAGGACCCGAACCCGACGAGGGCGACCACGGTCGGCCCGTCCGGGCGACGAGCTACCCGCTGCGGTTCCCCGAAGACAACCGCGCGAGCTGGACGGTCGACGCCGAGCCGTTCACCGCGCGCAACCGCGGTGACCCCGCGGAGATGGACCCGCTGGGCGACGGCTGGAACCGCACGCGCGACGAGTACGCCCACGTCCTCCGTTCGGTCGCGCGCTCGCCGGGGAACGTCCTCGTCGCGATGCCCAACTACCGCGAGGCCGAGTGGGCCGGCGCCTACCTATCGGGCGCCGTCGACAAACCCGTCCTCGTCGACGAGAGCTCCAGCAACGAGGCGACGGAGGAGCTGAAAGCCGACTTCTTCCGCGGCGGTGGGAAAGTACTCGTCACCAGCACCCGGGGGACGCTGACGGAGGGCGTCGACTACGACGGCGAGAAGCTGGCCGCCGCGCTGGTGATCGGCGTCCCGCTCGTCAACGTCGGGTCACCGCGCGTCCAGGCGGTCCGGCGGGCCTACGCCGAGGCGTTCGGCGAGGACGACGCCTTCGCCTACGCGCTGACCGTTCCGGCGGTCCGCCGGGCGCGCCAGGCCATCGGCCGCGTCGTTCGCGGTACCGACGAGGTCGGCGTCCGCGTGTTCGCCGACCGCCGCTACACGGCCGGGGCCCCCCGGTCGGTCCACGAGTACCTCTCGCCCGCCGAGCGCGAGGAGTTCGTCCGCATGACCGCCGAGTTCCTCGACGGCCAGCTCGACCGGTTCTGGACCGACCGGTCGCAGTGA